The DNA segment aatcaagttctctataggtaactacaaagacaaagttttatgtgatgtagtacctatggaagcttgccatatcttattaggtagaccatggcaatttgataagaaaaccttgcatgatggtctaactaacgagatttccttcatccacaagcacaaaaagtttgtacttagccctttaccacattcccaagtggtaaaagaccaaatacaaatgaaacataagagggatgaagagaaaacccttgggaaacaaaaggcgtgggagaagagtgttccttcccacaaggtcattcaacaagacaagaaaattaaaaatacctttgaaaatatgcttcttgttgaacaacctagccttaccttttgtaaaggaacacctgCAAGCATAgtcaaaaaagaagaatccttaaaagaggcttgcatagataaagatgtagtagattatttttcatatgtgCTAAGAtctcaccaagtgaaggtcaagttatctataggcctctacaaagacaaattttatgtgaggtagtgcctaaagaaacttgtcatgtcttattgagacaaccattgcaaagaattaaaattttcatgaacaaaggttgtatcaacgagactaccttcacacataaaagagaaattcttcatgaaggagaactcatgggacaaattagagttgataaaactctagagcttttaaaaggaaaacttttgtcacccatgagaaaggaggttcaaagacattaccctagatacatttcttgttttaaaactacacctaaggcaatgcctcatgaactctatactccttcaccttttgcaaatgatccttgggaaaacagaagcctaaatttcatattagcgcttcctaggacaacaaaaggttttgattccattttcatggacatggataaactcttccttagagaagtgacaagtcttcatgatttATCTTCAaacatagtgttggatagagctccaaaatttgaaaaccatcatttgaggattctcttggaaaaacttgaaACTAAATTGTTctcttcaaattcttatcatcctcaaaagaatggtcaaaataaaattgaaaacatagctctttctactatgcttcgagaaatcatgagagacaaccacaattcttgggatgaaTATCATTTTcctattgagcatgcatacaatgaagtagtccacaagattactcatatttctacatttgaagttgtatgtgaacatagtcctctttcccttttaaagttgttaccacctcctaaaggaattatgcctaagggaaaagtaactactattggaaattttacaaaacataagaggattagaggacacatacaaccatcaaaagggaaatattgtgaaaagttgccaaaaacaaaagaaaaacaaaaatggcaacttcatacaatcaagttttctccaattgctcacactaactcctttgctttgtttcaagattcccatagatggacatttgattcgggaggacacaccttgacgaagcaagaggctgctattcgagatcaagtttgtagatctgaggatagatcttctcaagaaggaggagatgatggaaaccatccagccacattcatccccctagttgaagaaaaagcattggatttgaggacaaatccttttcaagagggaggggatgatggaagaggccccagcacCAACCCTTTGAGAGGCCACAAAAATGCTAccttgaggcaaccactagagtcatagtcaaagaggggtcaggaagacacattttacatgtcatagactctagtgtgtcatagtttttcttatttttctagtaaaagtagcatagtttaaatatttttgtaaataggttgaaacatgcaaagtggtacctaaaatgctaacctaagtttaattagagtttcctactcctaattaaacttaggtccagCCCACAATTAGCCTAAGTGGAGCATAAGGTTCTAAAACTCCTAGCACATGGAcgaattctagaacctacctcacatgtgTTGAATTTTGGAGCCACCATcccatgtgctcccatgtgccatgtgctccatgtgcttccatgtgctcacacttgcatgtaatttggctagcatttcatttgtatttggctcttcaaattccagccctccaatcctatataaggaggtgcttggctctcattttgtaagattgaatagagtattgctatgctgccaattttgtgccatacactactccttgcctagcatctaggttttaatcttcatttcatcacctccaaaggggctggccgaaccttcTTATtttcacactcttcatgcaccttcaaggcacccatacttcctaggaaggccttgctCATCTCATCCACTAAGCTTCCGCAACTTTCATCTCCAAAAagcaaagaagagctcataggaatgccatcaactcctgttgcaagattggaagtTGTGAGGTTGCTGTtggcttttgcatgtatgagtggttttaaactctttcaaatggatgtcaatagcgcttttttaaatggctacatcaatgaggaagtgtatgtggatcaaccaccaggctttgaagatcatcaatatcccaatcatgtcttcaagctaaaaaaggctttgtatgggctGGTGCAAGCTCtaaggcagtggtatgaaaggcttagcaacttccttttgtctcatggctatgaaaggggaatgattgacaagactctcttcatcaaaaagtcaaattctgaaattatccttgtgcaaatctatgttgatgacatcatctttggtgctacacaagatagtttgtgtcaagaatttgtggctgctatgaaaggtgagtttgaaatgtctatgatgggagaattgtctttctttcttggattgtaggttaagcaaacaaaggatggaatctttctatgccaatcaaagtattgtaaagagatcctcaagaaatttgaaatggagagttgcaaggaagcaagcacacctatgccatcaagctgctacatggatgcagatGTTGCTGGAAAAagggtagatcaaacaaaatacagaggtttgattggctctttgctctatctaacagcaagtagaccggacattatgtttgcggtatgtctttgtgcaagatatcaagcaaatccaaaggaatcccACTTCAAAGCTACAAAGAGAAttatgaaatatctcaaaggaaaatcaactgttgggttatggtatccttctcactctcccattcatttaattggctattcagattctgattttgcaggatgcAAGCTAGAGAGGAAAAGcgcaagtggcacttgccaccttcttggtcCAAACctcatctcatggcatagcaagaagcaagaaTGTGTGGccctctctactgctgaggctgagtacatagttgctggaagctgttgtgcacaaatcctatggctcaaacaacaacttgcagactttggattgcaAATCAACAAGAtccctttgatgtgtgacaatacaagtgctatcaatcttaccaaaaatcagattcagcactcaagtactaagcatattgagatacgtcatcatttcatcagggatcatgtgagcaatggggactgtgaagtgaagtttattGAGACAAAAATGCAGCtagctgatatcttcacaaaaccattaccaaaagagaAGTTCTTCTTTTTgcgaaatgagttaggtatccttgaccttcaaaatctttcctaaaTCTGTTGTtagagtctatttgtgaagacaaatagggggagaattgattAGTTCTTGTGTATCCTTctctaaaattgtttaaaacCGCTAAAATCTCAGGTATAAAAACTGTTTATGcttctgctgatagaaacaaccgattgttttgtgtaaacaaccaattgtttgtctGGAATATTATTTTCAACATGTGAAAATCTAACCTGCTCATGTAGAAAACATTGGATTGTATATATGCAGTTTTTATaagaactgcttcagattcaatcaaaaccaacacaagcaaccagggatttgtcttcatcaaataggaggatattgttgaatcaagtgtgttcaagctttgaataatccaaatcctttgtagtttgatggaaggctgaatGTGCTTGCTAttgctgaggtgttttagaataggatttggggtagattatctgtgttaatccactcttgattgaatccaaagtttaagcattctcaaaccttttaattgaaagtgtttttcaaactaagtgaaaaacaacctgttgttttgtcgaaacaaccgattgttttatacttaggtgcttttagaaaggttgaaaactatttttgatggttgacttgctgtcaaaccaaaacaaccgattgattcgtgaaaacaaccgattgtttgttttgggaccataacagaaaactgttttgtgctttgactgagctttaaatgattttataactgaatacgctccagttttaaatgctttgaccagtctttgaaagcaataaatagtttgctcagattatgtaacaaacaaaaactgagatttaatcaaagaaaaacagatttgagtttttcactaattttgcttttgaagagttgaagattgctttgatcaagataatgtggaataggattttcatcttgtattgatttcagatctttctgtaacaagtgtaatccttttgtactttgtgtGAACTCtatgtgtgaagctgagaagtgttgcgtgctcttgaggttgtcaagatcagcattcttggtggtgttttttgctgagccaaaggaagtgtgtgtcttgaggggatcaaggtcacttctttggtggtgttgtaagtaatctagggttgattgcttagtggattccccagtggtttctgggaagactggatgtagctcttggtttaagagtgaaccagtataaacctgtgtgtggaatctctctatcccttgaactctttaattgtagtttatatttgtgaactggtataaacaaccgattgtttctacgaaacaaccgattgtttttctggtgctgtgctcaattgctttgtgtttttggcaaactgaattttgaatcaagttttctcaaagtaatttcattatagacttaaaagtttgcgaaaaccctctttaaaccattcacccctccccccctctagtttaaagccatacattctaacattaACAGCTGATCATAACTTCTAGAATCAGTGGAAAAATCACTCACCGAATCAGAGATTGATCCTTCATCATGCACCATGAAGCACATATTTTCTTCTTTACTTCCAGTtgaggagacttcattttcctcccaagAGATATATGTTCTTTTTCCTCTGCCTCTTTCACTCTTTTCTTGCTGGttggtttttctttattttgattgtttggacaatcaatcTTTAtgtgacctggtttaccacagccaaagcaagtataaactagaagaatttgaatcatttgATTTAGAGtacctttttctttgttgagttATGTCTCGGTTCTTCCTTTTTTAGAAATCTGAAACTGATTTAGAGCAGACTCAATGTCTCATCATGTTCATGATTCTcctcttcctcacttgtatcatgttctatgCTAGTCTTTaaagcaattcctttggctcttttctccactgtttcttgctctttcaatcttttgatttcaagctcatgctccatcaatTTCCCAAACaatgcagcagtggacatcttggataagtCTCTGGATTCagagattgttgttaccttaggctgccagctcctgtcaaggcatttcagcacctttatgttgagcttTTCCTTGTCAAAGATCTTACCAAGTCTAGTGAgatgatttacaatatgtgtaaaccATTTATGTACATCTACAATGCTTTCTTCTGATTGTATCCTGAAAAgagttgaacaagatgctttgatgtctccaaatccaagaggaaagcttgaagaccttgctgcttagtgtgtgtgtgttgtctagttgtttgaaacttgttaattcactccttaagttgatctaagttcatttgaatctttaaccttttgaaaatatgtgttttctaaaaagctttcaaaatttcaacaagttgttttaccttagctgtttttgaaaagattttgaaaaacttggttgactttgctgtcaaaccaaaacaatcgattgttttgacaaaacaaccgattgttttcctgaaaaccttaacagaattctgttaagcggttttaatatgttttaaatgatcctaactaacttggctcctttattaaatgcttttgaccacttggtgggtctatataaaggtagTTTTATGCTCCTAATTTTggagtaagagaaagagtttatcaaaacagtttttccaagatttgaaagtgCTTTgtatcattcttaagtgtgtggaataggattgggttgtaattctgaactttaagctttgtaatacccaggtgtattctattcccttcttctttgattactgtatttctatAGTTGTGTTGCGAATGAGTGTTgcgtgttcttgaggtgttcaagatcaacattcttggtgtggtttgccaaaggtagtgtgtttcttgaggggttcaaggtcactactttggtgtgtggtgtttgtaatctggttttgattgcataa comes from the Phaseolus vulgaris cultivar G19833 chromosome 8, P. vulgaris v2.0, whole genome shotgun sequence genome and includes:
- the LOC137824748 gene encoding secreted RxLR effector protein 161-like; translation: MESCKEASTPMPSSCYMDADVAGKRVDQTKYRGLIGSLLYLTASRPDIMFAVCLCARYQANPKESHFKATKRIMKYLKGKSTVGLWYPSHSPIHLIGYSDSDFAGCKLERKSASGTCHLLGPNLISWHSKKQECVALSTAEAEYIVAGSCCAQILWLKQQLADFGLQINKIPLMCDNTSAINLTKNQIQHSSTKHIEIRHHFIRDHVSNGDCEVKFIETKMQLADIFTKPLPKEKFFFLRNELGILDLQNLS